Proteins co-encoded in one Paraburkholderia edwinii genomic window:
- a CDS encoding GNAT family N-acetyltransferase: MLDPTEEPCPFQLREASMDDFPFAEALTRNNMGGYYRRHHLVWRGDLFLASWRESENFILEADGERIGVLRITEEGDSLHIRDVQIAEGHRRRGAGTYLLNVSHRWARARGLRELQLRVFVDNPAARLYQRMGYRLAGPRLAQLGSIRHMARRV; encoded by the coding sequence ATGCTCGACCCCACCGAAGAACCGTGCCCGTTCCAGTTGCGCGAGGCCAGCATGGACGACTTTCCGTTCGCGGAGGCGCTCACGCGCAATAACATGGGCGGCTACTACCGTCGTCACCATCTGGTTTGGCGCGGCGATCTGTTCCTCGCAAGCTGGCGCGAATCGGAAAACTTCATTCTCGAAGCCGACGGCGAACGCATCGGCGTCCTGCGTATTACCGAAGAGGGCGACTCGCTGCATATTCGCGACGTGCAGATCGCGGAAGGGCATCGTCGACGCGGCGCGGGCACGTATCTGCTGAACGTGTCGCACCGCTGGGCGCGTGCGCGCGGATTGCGCGAATTGCAGTTGCGCGTGTTCGTCGATAATCCGGCCGCGCGGCTGTATCAGCGGATGGGCTATCGGCTCGCCGGGCCGCGCCTGGCGCAGCTCGGGTCGATCCGCCATATGGCGCGGCGGGTCTAG
- a CDS encoding AraC family transcriptional regulator — translation MIEPTKPPLSDRVDFADIPPEFAPTPQHPIRVRSRPMPAGVRVARHTHAWAQVAYASRGVLRMTTVGTTWMVPPSRAIWVPPHVLHEVTIVEEAFLRTLYVYEDAVPPALDACRVVEVSGLLREVIAALDTPELTPARERLLGSLALDEIIRSEPLPLAVPMPTEKRLRALCEAVLADPAATDSLERSASAVGASTRTIARLFRQELGVSFSQWRQQAVLARAIPLLSQGRPLAQVAQTLGYQSQSAFSAMFRRQFGESPRAFIVRGAEHREWNGNDMPDEEQMLADEDHDEAALQDHARDHARDRAEN, via the coding sequence ATGATCGAACCCACTAAACCTCCTCTGTCGGATCGCGTCGACTTCGCCGATATCCCGCCCGAATTCGCGCCGACGCCGCAGCATCCGATCCGTGTGCGATCGCGGCCGATGCCGGCCGGCGTACGCGTCGCACGGCATACGCACGCGTGGGCGCAAGTCGCCTACGCATCGCGCGGCGTGCTGCGGATGACGACCGTCGGCACGACATGGATGGTGCCGCCGTCGCGCGCGATCTGGGTGCCGCCGCATGTGCTGCACGAAGTGACGATTGTCGAAGAAGCATTCTTGCGCACGCTCTATGTGTACGAAGACGCGGTGCCGCCGGCGCTCGATGCGTGCCGTGTGGTCGAGGTGTCGGGGCTGCTGCGTGAAGTGATCGCGGCGCTCGATACGCCGGAGCTCACGCCCGCGCGCGAACGGCTGCTCGGCTCACTCGCGCTAGACGAAATCATCCGGTCGGAGCCGTTGCCGCTCGCCGTGCCGATGCCCACCGAAAAGCGTCTGCGCGCGCTCTGCGAAGCGGTGCTCGCCGACCCGGCCGCCACCGATTCGCTCGAACGTTCGGCCTCGGCCGTCGGTGCGAGCACGCGCACGATCGCACGGCTCTTCCGCCAGGAACTCGGCGTGAGCTTCTCGCAATGGCGCCAGCAAGCCGTGCTAGCGCGCGCGATTCCGCTATTGAGTCAGGGGCGGCCGCTGGCGCAGGTCGCGCAGACGCTCGGCTACCAAAGCCAGAGCGCGTTTTCTGCGATGTTCCGGCGGCAATTCGGCGAAAGTCCGCGCGCGTTTATCGTGCGCGGCGCCGAGCATCGCGAGTGGAACGGAAACGATATGCCGGACGAAGAGCAGATGCTTGCGGATGAAGATCACGATGAAGCCGCACTACAGGATCATGCGCGGGATCATGCGCGGGATCGCGCGGAAAACTGA